The DNA region TCCGATCTGCGCCAGCTCGGCCGGCTGTCGAAGGTGATCGCGCCGCTGGCCGGCGGCATGGATGTCAAGCCGCTGGTCGAGGAGATGACCGAGCGGATCAGCGAGGAACTCGACTATCTGCTGGAGGCCGAGCACCAGCAGCAGGCCGCCGCAGGATTCGTCGGGCATCCCGAGTTCGTGGTTCCTGCCGTGCTCGCCGCGACGCCGCGAGTGCTGGTCAGTGAGTGGATCGAGGGGCGTCCGCTGTCGACGGTACGCGACGACCCGGCGGAGCAGCGCAACGCGATCGGGCTCACCTACGTACGCTTCCTGTTCGCGGGGCCGGCGACCGTCGGGCTGCTGCATGCCGACCCGCACCCCGGCAATTTCAAGGTGCTGCCCGACGGCCGGCTGGGCGTCGTCGACTTCGGTCTGGTCGCCCGGATGCCGGCGGGTTTGCCGGAGGCGGTCGGCCGAATCCTGCGGATCGCCGAACTGGGCGATGCCGAGCAGGTCCACCAAGGGCTCAAGGCGGAAGGGTTCGTCGGCGACGATGTCAGCGCCCACGACCTGATGGAATACCTGGCGCCGTTCGTCGAGCCGGCCGCGGTGGAGGAGTTCCAGTTCTCCCGGGAGTGGATGCGTGATCAGTTCCGCCGGGTGCGAGATGTCCAGGGTGCCGGCGGTGTGGGACTTCGGATCAACCTGCCACCCAGCTATCTGCTGATCCACCGCGTCTGGCTCGGTGGCCTCGCGGTGCTGTCGCAACTCGGCGTCAAGGCTGCCTTCGGCAAGGTTCTCGAGGAGTTCCTGCCCGCCTACG from Microlunatus phosphovorus NM-1 includes:
- a CDS encoding ABC1 kinase family protein, giving the protein MSDTDDSLARSTFRRGARLASLPLGFAGRATLGLGKRLGGSSPEAVNAELQERAAEQLFKVLGELKGGAMKFGQTLSLFEAVLPEDVAGPYREHLTRLQDSAPPMPTSRVHAVLAREFGARWRSELIELDPRPAAAASIGQVHRGVWRDGRQVAVKVQYPGADQALRSDLRQLGRLSKVIAPLAGGMDVKPLVEEMTERISEELDYLLEAEHQQQAAAGFVGHPEFVVPAVLAATPRVLVSEWIEGRPLSTVRDDPAEQRNAIGLTYVRFLFAGPATVGLLHADPHPGNFKVLPDGRLGVVDFGLVARMPAGLPEAVGRILRIAELGDAEQVHQGLKAEGFVGDDVSAHDLMEYLAPFVEPAAVEEFQFSREWMRDQFRRVRDVQGAGGVGLRINLPPSYLLIHRVWLGGLAVLSQLGVKAAFGKVLEEFLPAYAR